TGAAGGGCTAAGCAAAATTATTATTGAGAGTATGGCTATGGGTATGCCGGTGCTAGCATCGGATGTACTACCTTTAAATTCGTATATTTCTAATGGTGACAATGGATTTTTGGTGGCTAACTCTGCCGAAGCATGGGCACAAAAACTAAAAATCTTATACAAGGAAAAAGCTCAATTTAAAAAGATTGGTACTGCTGCGAGCGTATATATTAAGGAAAATTATGACGCCAGTATAAATGTTCTTGACTATGAGAAGCAATTCGAAAAATTAATGAAACAATAGCCAGTAAAGTTCCTAATTAAGTGAAAATAGCCATCGTTTTAACGGTAAAAAATGAAGAACGCATCTTGCGCCAAAATGTACAATACCATAAAGCGATAGGTGCAGAACATATTTTTGTTTATTTCGATAATACCACAGACCAAGGCAAAGCATCTATTGCAGATTTATCTTATGTAACTATACAAGATTCAGTTGCCGTACAACCGTTTATAAATAACAAAGACCTAGAAAAATTTACCACTAAAGCAGCAGAACACCACACGGCTCGCCAGTGTTTAAATACATTCCACGCACTTAAAACGTCTGAGAAATTAGGATACGACTGGCTTATTTCTATAGATGCAGACGAGCTAATTTGTACTTCGGCACAAGCGCCGTCTAATTTGGCGGCATTTTTTAACAAGATTCCAAAAGAGACCGACCTTGTGTCTTTTAAGACACGAGAATCACTTTCTCGGCGAGCGACTTATAGCAATGTCTTTGCAGAAGAAACGCTATTTAAAACACAACCCTTTTTTGGTCATCGATTTAAGAATATTTATAAAAATATATACAATCCTTTTACGAAAACCAACGAGCGCTATTCGTATTGGTTTGGACAACATTTAGGTAAGGCCGCTATTAGAACGAATAGAAATGTAATACCTAAAAACGTGCATCGTTACCAGAAGAGTACGGGCAAAATGCTTCATAAAACGGAAAAGGGTTTGGTGTTGCACTACCATGCCTATGATGCAGACGATTTTATCAAAAAATTCACGAATTTTTCAAACAGACCCAACACATTTTTAAGTGGTAACAAAGTGAATAGTTTAAAATTGTTACTTAGAGATGTTGTAAATAATCCAGAACTCAACTCAGAAGCCTTAAAAGAATATTACAAAAAGTATCTGCTCTTTAGTCCAAAAGAAATTCGTAAACTTAAACAAAACAGGTACTTGGGTGTTTTAAGACGAAACCCAGCTCCCTTGCAAGAAATTACCTCGGTGCAAAAAGTGTTTCAGACTAAAATAAAACCATCGTGAAAAAGCGTCTACAAATAGTCATCTTCGATGGTAGCTTTAAAACTACTAGCTTTATTAAGAGGCTAGTTACGGGTTTATTAGAAAACCACAACGTATCAATCATCGGATTCGCAGAAAATGAGCCCTCTCCTTTAAAAAATGTAACCTATCGTGCTTTAGGAAGTGCCGATAAACCATTGCGATTATTTACCCTTAGCATACAATTTGCGCTTAAGGCACTTTTAAGTCTAGGAAAACCAGCACTATTTTTTAAATCGTTACAATTATTGGCATCAGGAAAAAGGAAACAATTACAGCAACACAATTTTGACATTGCGGTTGCCCAAATTCAACCAGATATTTTTCATCTACAATGGCCGTCTTTACTTCCATGGTGTGAATCACTATTGCTAAACCCACGCACCAAGGTGGTGTTAAGTCAACGCGGATACCAAAACAACGTACGCCCTTTTGTAACACCAGAAAACCTTTCATATTTAAAAAATATGTACCCAAAACTAGATGGGTTTCACTCTGTTTCTAAGTCAATGTCGGCTACAGGCGATTCGGTTTTTACTGCTACCCATAAGATAGATGATGTGGTGTATTCTGGATTTAATTTCTCTAATCTGCAATTTCAAGAAGACTACGATACATCAACTAAACTGCAACTACTCTCTATAGGCAGGCCACATTGGGTGAAGGGATATATCTATGCACTTCAAGCCTGTCAAATACTTAAAACAAAGGGTATTTTGTTTCACTACACCATTGTTGGCGCAAAAGGAAATGAAGAATTGGTCTATCGTATTCACGAGTATGGCTTAGAAAGATACGTTACTCTTGCCGATAAAATACCGCAAGAAGAGGTCTATCGCTTAATGAGGCAACAAGATGTGCTCCTATTTCCTTCTATTGCTGAAGGTCTTCCTAACGTAGTGGTAGAAGCAATGGCAATAGGGCTACCAGTAATAGCAACAGCCTGTGGCGGAGTAGAGGAGCTGCTCGATGAAACTACAGGTGTTATAATACCCACTCGTGATGCAAAACAACTGGCTGCCGCTGTAATTTCTTTTACCAAAACTTCTATGACAACCATCAATCACCGCAGGCTAAATGCTAGAAAGCATGTAGAACTACAGCACAGCGAACAACAGATGGTAATGGGCATGGAAGCTTTGTATTACAAATGCCTCGAATCTTAACACGAATCGCTATTTTTGGAAGACCAACACCCCACCAAATTGAAAAAAATAAAGACAGCAATTATACCCACCCGAGCAACCTTTGCAAAGGTGCGCGCTCCTCACGAGCTTCATAAAGAGGCAATTTGCGTATTTGCTGCAACAGGTTTTTTTCTAAATACCGATACGTACTTTAAAGACCAAATGGTGTTGCCACCCGGATCGCTATGTTCTATAGATGAGGACGGTTTTTTTTTGGAAAGCACCCCTTGGTTTCAATGGCATAATTCACCACGCGCCATTTCTTTTGAAGCTGCTGTAGAAGAATTTAGCCAACTGTTCGAGACTATTGTTGCAGAGCAAATAGGAGAGCAGAAAGTGATTCTTCCGTTATCAGGAGGGTTAGACAGCCGCACACAAGCGGTTGCAATGCATCATTTACAACGGGAAGTACAGTCTTATAGTTACGATTTTAAAGGTGGATATGCAGAAACAAGCATTGGTAAGAAAATAGCAAAGGCTTGTGATTTTAATTTTAACGAATACCATGTGGGCGCTGGCTATTTATGGGAGGTGATTGAAGAACTTGCCGAGATAAACCAGTGTTATAGCGAGTTTACACATCCAAGACAGATGGCTATTTTTAATGAGTATGCTGGCATGGGCGATGTATTTTCTTTAGGGCACTGGGGCGATGTTTTGTTTGATGGATCTGGAAACACAAAAATTTCCGAAGAAGAACAACTACAATATCTGTTGAAAAAAATTATCAAAAAGGGTGGCATGGAACTCGCCAATACGCTTTGGCTAGCGTGGGAATTACCAGGATCCTTTAGTCACTACCTATCAGATAGAGTGCAACGTCTATTAGCAGCGATTCCTATAAAACACACAGGCGCAAAGATTAGAGCTTTTAAGTCATTATACTGGGCACCGCGATGGACCGCCACAAACTTGGCTGTTTTTGAAGAAAAAAAACCTATCACTTTACCTTATTTCGACAATCGTATGTGTGAGTTTATTTGTACCATCCCCGAAGAATATTTGGCAGACCGAAAACTTCAGATTGCCTATATTAAGCAGCGCAATGCACAGCTAGCGAAGATTACTTGGGAAGAGAATAAACCTTTTAATCTTTATACATTTCCGAAGAATAGGAGTCCGTACAACATACCCTACCGTATCCTAAACAAGGTTAAACGTGAGACAAGAGCACTTTTTGGCAATCCATATATTCAGCGCAACTGGGAACTACAATTCTTAGGAGCGAGCAATGACGAAAAACTCAAAGAATACTTATTTAACGAGCATTTAGAAAGTTTAGTTTCACAAGAAACCATTCGTTCATTCTATAAAAAATTTACAACTCAGGATGCGGTTTATTATTCGCACCCTGTAAGTATGTTACTCACGCTTTCTTTAAAAATGAAACAATTAGCTCGTGAATCGTAAACTAAACATACTTTATACCATCCCAAACTTTAAAACGGCGGGTAGCCAATTTGTGCTGTTGGAGCTGTATAAACGTATTGATAGAGACCAATTTCAGCCGTTTGTGTTGGTTGAAAAGTTTCCAGACATTTTTCCAGAAGAGATTCGTCACGAAGAGCGTTTGCATTGCTCAGAAGCAGTTGGCGAGCGCAGTTATATCACTAAACTTTCAAAATTATTAAAAGAAAAAAATATAGATATTTTACATTCTTGGGATTATAAATCGAATAGCATAGAAGCCTTTGCTTGCAAGAAGGCTGGTATAAAATATATCTACACCAAGAAGAATAATGCATGGTCTAAACGCTGGTTTGCAAAAAGTTTTCTTTCTACGCATGTGGTGTACAACAATCCGGAGATGAAGAACCGTTTCTTTTCTAGTGCTTTTCTGAAAAATAAGGTATCTTTTATACCACATGGGGTAGATACTTCGGTCTTTAAACCTTTAACGCATGACAGACCTAGTACTATCTTTACTGTTGGTTGTATTGGGGTGATAGGTGATAATAAAAATCAATTACTGGTTTTACAAGCACTTCGGAAACTTCCTAACAACATTCATGTTAGTTTCTACGGAAAGGAGGATGAACGTTATAAAACTAAACTTACTACAATTATAAAATCCGAAGGATTAGGAGATCGCGTTTCGTTTCACGGCTTTGTAGCAAATCATGACATTCCCGAGGTAATGAAAACATTTGACGTTTTGGTGCTGGCAAGCAAGAATGAGGGATTGCCACTTTCTATAATGGAAGGGATGGCATGTGGTGTAGCTGTACTATCGTCTAACTCGGGAGGAGGCGCTCGCTTTTTACTGAAAGATAACCAAGGCGGTTTCATTTTTGAAAATGAAGAGGAACTAGTGGCACAACT
This Rasiella rasia DNA region includes the following protein-coding sequences:
- a CDS encoding glycosyltransferase family 2 protein, which gives rise to MKIAIVLTVKNEERILRQNVQYHKAIGAEHIFVYFDNTTDQGKASIADLSYVTIQDSVAVQPFINNKDLEKFTTKAAEHHTARQCLNTFHALKTSEKLGYDWLISIDADELICTSAQAPSNLAAFFNKIPKETDLVSFKTRESLSRRATYSNVFAEETLFKTQPFFGHRFKNIYKNIYNPFTKTNERYSYWFGQHLGKAAIRTNRNVIPKNVHRYQKSTGKMLHKTEKGLVLHYHAYDADDFIKKFTNFSNRPNTFLSGNKVNSLKLLLRDVVNNPELNSEALKEYYKKYLLFSPKEIRKLKQNRYLGVLRRNPAPLQEITSVQKVFQTKIKPS
- a CDS encoding glycosyltransferase family 4 protein translates to MKKRLQIVIFDGSFKTTSFIKRLVTGLLENHNVSIIGFAENEPSPLKNVTYRALGSADKPLRLFTLSIQFALKALLSLGKPALFFKSLQLLASGKRKQLQQHNFDIAVAQIQPDIFHLQWPSLLPWCESLLLNPRTKVVLSQRGYQNNVRPFVTPENLSYLKNMYPKLDGFHSVSKSMSATGDSVFTATHKIDDVVYSGFNFSNLQFQEDYDTSTKLQLLSIGRPHWVKGYIYALQACQILKTKGILFHYTIVGAKGNEELVYRIHEYGLERYVTLADKIPQEEVYRLMRQQDVLLFPSIAEGLPNVVVEAMAIGLPVIATACGGVEELLDETTGVIIPTRDAKQLAAAVISFTKTSMTTINHRRLNARKHVELQHSEQQMVMGMEALYYKCLES
- a CDS encoding asparagine synthase-related protein, producing the protein MKKIKTAIIPTRATFAKVRAPHELHKEAICVFAATGFFLNTDTYFKDQMVLPPGSLCSIDEDGFFLESTPWFQWHNSPRAISFEAAVEEFSQLFETIVAEQIGEQKVILPLSGGLDSRTQAVAMHHLQREVQSYSYDFKGGYAETSIGKKIAKACDFNFNEYHVGAGYLWEVIEELAEINQCYSEFTHPRQMAIFNEYAGMGDVFSLGHWGDVLFDGSGNTKISEEEQLQYLLKKIIKKGGMELANTLWLAWELPGSFSHYLSDRVQRLLAAIPIKHTGAKIRAFKSLYWAPRWTATNLAVFEEKKPITLPYFDNRMCEFICTIPEEYLADRKLQIAYIKQRNAQLAKITWEENKPFNLYTFPKNRSPYNIPYRILNKVKRETRALFGNPYIQRNWELQFLGASNDEKLKEYLFNEHLESLVSQETIRSFYKKFTTQDAVYYSHPVSMLLTLSLKMKQLARES
- a CDS encoding glycosyltransferase family 4 protein; this translates as MNRKLNILYTIPNFKTAGSQFVLLELYKRIDRDQFQPFVLVEKFPDIFPEEIRHEERLHCSEAVGERSYITKLSKLLKEKNIDILHSWDYKSNSIEAFACKKAGIKYIYTKKNNAWSKRWFAKSFLSTHVVYNNPEMKNRFFSSAFLKNKVSFIPHGVDTSVFKPLTHDRPSTIFTVGCIGVIGDNKNQLLVLQALRKLPNNIHVSFYGKEDERYKTKLTTIIKSEGLGDRVSFHGFVANHDIPEVMKTFDVLVLASKNEGLPLSIMEGMACGVAVLSSNSGGGARFLLKDNQGGFIFENEEELVAQLLRLLKNQELRTNLATKGRQRIVDNFSIEKEVDAYKKLYLSLVK